A part of Streptomyces sp. NBC_01451 genomic DNA contains:
- a CDS encoding SpoIIE family protein phosphatase gives MNARLALLGSVDPGVAESEVFRLALQHAVAELGALGGTIHLRGPMSALRLVSATGLPTALTGPWEIIDQEGPLAPARALYEESHEGRGVWIPGVAADRADPTIPICPSSAPIPGSGLAAVPVIRRDRSIGALTVITGDNREPTYAHWRFLRAVVAWAEERMVQAPLPAGPVHSEMSGDRLRQALKEVRVGSWDWHIKNGELIWDEAAMELYGTRPEEYTARVENWMRCVHPDDLGPTLALVDQAIRGHSVFEAEYRVRAFDGTYGWHQARGRATYDEHGEPLRMIGMGWDSNESRTARDALSRALRHMSDGFLAVDDAWRITFANLEAERTLGLSEEELFGRVLWDLPTVRELPDLERRCRKAAAEDKSVGFDIRVPGTGRRHHLRLVPGPDGRTLYLQDVTEKRRHEEERRAAEYDASERAARIAELTAGLAKATTSRDVVDVVARRVLPPFAAAGLIVQTIEDDRLRTVGSIGYDEGFLSRISDAPLTPGWPSCDVIINEAPAFFTSPEEFAAHYPPLARLPRHSGKSAWAFLPLTASGNTFGVCSVSFDRPRGFTDEERTLLTTISALVAQALARARLYDDERSRSRELQRALLPSELPDLPACTAAARYLPAAQGVDVGGDWYDIIPLSGGQVALVVGDVMGHGLPQAATMGRLRTAVHTLADLELPPDEIMSHLNDIVGNMGEESYVTCLYALYDSITQTCSITRAGHPPPAVVHPDGTVYFPALTADPPLGAAEPPFETVELKVPDGSLLVLYTDGLVESSKREIDEGMGQLAHLLRGAYEAGTEGDLAGLCDTLTAGLLPAEQPNADDAALLIARLHALTGDRVASWPLPEDPRAAGQARRHVREQLSVWGLDDLTPTTELLASELVGNVVRHAKGPVQLRLLHGAELICEVFDGSLTMPRIRRATETDEGGRGLQLITALSQRWGTRYTPTGKCIWTEQALQPPVGGQGEAPGDAMELMFLNPGDFDDLSELRGLGDLN, from the coding sequence ATGAACGCACGGCTGGCACTGCTCGGCTCGGTGGACCCCGGTGTCGCCGAGAGCGAGGTCTTCCGGCTGGCCCTCCAGCACGCGGTCGCGGAGCTGGGCGCGCTCGGGGGAACGATTCATCTCCGGGGCCCCATGTCGGCGCTGCGGCTGGTGTCGGCCACCGGTCTGCCCACGGCCCTCACCGGTCCCTGGGAGATCATCGACCAGGAGGGCCCGCTGGCCCCCGCCCGTGCCCTGTACGAGGAAAGCCACGAGGGCCGCGGGGTGTGGATACCGGGCGTGGCGGCCGACCGTGCCGATCCCACGATCCCCATCTGCCCGTCGAGCGCGCCCATTCCGGGCAGCGGACTCGCCGCCGTGCCGGTCATCCGCCGCGACCGCAGCATCGGCGCCCTCACCGTCATCACCGGTGACAACCGTGAACCGACGTACGCCCACTGGCGGTTCCTGCGGGCCGTCGTCGCCTGGGCCGAGGAACGCATGGTCCAGGCGCCGTTGCCGGCCGGTCCCGTGCACTCGGAGATGAGCGGGGACCGGCTCCGCCAGGCGCTGAAGGAGGTCCGCGTCGGGTCGTGGGACTGGCACATCAAGAACGGCGAACTCATCTGGGACGAAGCCGCGATGGAGCTGTACGGCACCCGCCCCGAGGAGTACACCGCCCGCGTCGAGAACTGGATGCGCTGCGTCCACCCCGATGATCTGGGGCCGACCCTGGCCCTCGTCGACCAGGCGATCCGCGGCCACTCGGTGTTCGAGGCCGAGTACCGCGTACGGGCCTTCGACGGAACGTACGGCTGGCACCAGGCACGCGGCCGGGCGACGTACGACGAGCACGGCGAGCCCCTGCGGATGATCGGCATGGGCTGGGACAGCAACGAGTCGCGGACCGCCCGGGACGCGCTCAGCCGCGCCCTGCGGCACATGAGCGACGGGTTCCTCGCGGTCGACGACGCCTGGCGGATCACCTTCGCCAACCTGGAGGCCGAACGCACTCTAGGTCTCTCCGAGGAGGAGCTGTTCGGACGGGTCCTGTGGGACCTGCCGACCGTGCGGGAACTGCCCGATCTGGAGAGGCGCTGCCGGAAGGCCGCCGCCGAGGACAAGTCGGTCGGCTTCGACATACGCGTGCCCGGCACCGGTCGCCGCCACCATCTGCGACTGGTCCCGGGCCCCGACGGCCGCACCCTCTACCTCCAGGACGTCACCGAGAAGCGGCGGCACGAGGAGGAACGGCGGGCCGCCGAGTACGACGCCTCCGAACGCGCCGCCCGCATCGCGGAGTTGACGGCCGGGCTCGCCAAGGCGACGACCTCGCGGGACGTCGTCGACGTGGTCGCCCGGCGCGTACTGCCGCCGTTCGCCGCAGCCGGCCTCATCGTCCAGACCATCGAGGACGACCGCCTGCGCACCGTCGGATCCATCGGCTACGACGAGGGCTTCCTCAGCCGGATCAGCGACGCCCCGCTGACGCCGGGCTGGCCCAGCTGTGACGTGATCATCAACGAGGCCCCCGCGTTCTTCACGTCCCCGGAGGAGTTCGCCGCCCACTATCCGCCGCTGGCCCGACTGCCCCGGCACAGCGGCAAATCGGCCTGGGCGTTCCTGCCGCTGACCGCGTCCGGCAACACCTTCGGGGTCTGCTCGGTCAGCTTCGACCGCCCGCGTGGTTTCACCGACGAGGAACGCACCCTCCTCACCACGATCAGCGCCCTCGTCGCCCAGGCACTGGCCCGCGCCCGCCTCTACGACGACGAGCGCAGCCGCTCCCGCGAACTCCAACGCGCCCTGCTGCCCAGCGAGTTGCCCGACCTGCCCGCCTGCACGGCCGCCGCCCGCTACCTCCCCGCCGCCCAGGGCGTGGACGTCGGCGGCGACTGGTACGACATCATCCCGCTCTCCGGCGGCCAGGTCGCCCTCGTCGTCGGCGACGTCATGGGCCACGGCCTGCCCCAGGCGGCCACCATGGGCCGGCTGCGCACCGCCGTCCACACCCTCGCCGACCTCGAACTGCCCCCCGACGAGATCATGAGCCACCTCAACGACATCGTCGGCAACATGGGCGAGGAGTCGTACGTCACCTGTCTGTACGCCCTCTACGACTCCATCACCCAGACCTGCTCCATCACCCGCGCCGGCCATCCCCCGCCGGCCGTCGTGCACCCAGACGGCACGGTGTACTTCCCGGCCCTCACCGCCGACCCGCCCCTCGGCGCAGCCGAACCCCCCTTCGAAACAGTCGAGTTGAAGGTCCCCGACGGCAGCCTGCTGGTGCTGTACACGGACGGTCTGGTCGAGTCGTCGAAGCGGGAGATCGACGAGGGCATGGGCCAACTGGCCCACCTGTTAAGAGGAGCGTACGAGGCCGGCACCGAAGGCGACCTCGCAGGACTCTGCGACACGCTCACCGCGGGACTGCTCCCCGCCGAGCAGCCGAACGCGGACGACGCGGCTCTCCTCATCGCCCGCCTGCACGCCCTGACCGGCGACCGGGTCGCCTCCTGGCCGCTGCCCGAGGACCCGAGGGCGGCCGGACAGGCCCGCCGCCATGTCCGCGAACAGCTCTCCGTCTGGGGCCTGGACGACCTCACGCCCACCACGGAACTCCTGGCCAGCGAGCTGGTCGGCAACGTCGTACGGCACGCCAAGGGACCCGTCCAACTCCGGCTGCTGCACGGCGCCGAGCTGATCTGCGAGGTATTCGACGGCAGCCTGACGATGCCTCGTATCCGCCGGGCGACGGAGACGGACGAGGGCGGCCGAGGGCTGCAACTGATCACCGCGCTGTCCCAGCGGTGGGGGACGCGTTACACGCCCACCGGCAAGTGCATCTGGACGGAACAGGCACTTCAGCCCCCGGTGGGCGGGCAGGGCGAAGCGCCCGGTGACGCGATGGAGCTGATGTTTCTGAACCCCGGCGACTTCGACGACCTGTCGGAGCTGAGAGGGCTCGGAGACCTGAACTGA
- the rutA gene encoding pyrimidine utilization protein A, translated as MDIGVFIPIGNNGWLISKSSPQYMPSFELNKAIVQKAEAHDLDFALSMIKLKGFGGETEFWDHNLESFTLMAGLAAVTDRIKLYASTPILALPPAIVARMAVTVDSIAPGRFGINIVTGWAPGEYSQMGLWPGDDHFGNRYARAVEYVTVMKDLWRDGVSNFKGEFYEMDDCVLSPRPADGHIDIVAAGQSGTGMKFAAEHAEYNFILGSGVNTPTALAGSTATLVAEAERTGRNVGALSLFMIIAAETDEEAQAKWQDYHDNADRAALAYMAGETATDTTSTGTSTARTIALPEGAVNFNMGTLVGSYESVARMLDEVAEVTGTKGIMLVFDDFLEGLENFGTRIQPLMKSRAGRGSST; from the coding sequence ATGGACATCGGCGTTTTCATCCCCATCGGCAACAACGGCTGGCTGATCTCGAAGAGTTCACCCCAGTACATGCCGAGCTTCGAACTCAACAAGGCGATCGTGCAGAAGGCGGAGGCCCATGACCTGGACTTCGCGCTCTCCATGATCAAGCTGAAGGGCTTCGGCGGTGAGACGGAGTTCTGGGACCACAACCTGGAGTCGTTCACGCTGATGGCGGGCCTGGCGGCGGTCACCGACCGCATCAAGCTCTACGCCTCGACGCCGATCCTGGCGCTGCCCCCGGCGATCGTGGCGCGCATGGCGGTCACGGTCGACTCCATCGCCCCCGGTCGCTTCGGCATCAACATCGTGACGGGCTGGGCGCCCGGCGAGTACTCCCAGATGGGCCTGTGGCCCGGCGACGACCACTTCGGCAACCGCTACGCGCGAGCCGTCGAGTACGTCACCGTGATGAAGGACCTGTGGCGCGACGGCGTCAGCAACTTCAAGGGCGAGTTCTACGAGATGGACGACTGCGTCCTCTCCCCGCGCCCGGCGGACGGGCACATCGACATCGTCGCGGCCGGCCAGAGCGGCACCGGCATGAAGTTCGCCGCGGAGCACGCGGAGTACAACTTCATCCTGGGCAGCGGCGTCAACACCCCGACGGCGCTGGCGGGCAGCACGGCGACGCTGGTGGCGGAGGCGGAGCGGACGGGCCGGAACGTGGGCGCCCTCTCCCTCTTCATGATCATCGCGGCGGAGACGGACGAGGAAGCCCAGGCCAAGTGGCAGGACTACCACGACAACGCCGACCGCGCGGCGCTGGCCTACATGGCGGGCGAGACGGCCACCGACACGACGTCCACGGGAACGTCGACGGCGCGGACGATCGCGCTGCCCGAGGGCGCGGTCAACTTCAACATGGGCACGCTGGTCGGCTCCTACGAGAGCGTGGCGAGGATGCTCGACGAGGTGGCCGAAGTCACCGGCACGAAGGGCATCATGCTGGTCTTCGACGACTTCCTGGAGGGCCTGGAGAACTTCGGGACGCGCATTCAGCCACTGATGAAGTCCCGTGCGGGGAGGGGGAGTTCGACGTGA
- a CDS encoding isochorismatase family protein, which translates to MNPVPGTGEADDAEDDYRRAGLGGRLTPGTSPALLLVDPARAYVDPACPLYAGAGAEDAAKAMGELLSVARRARVPVIVTRVLLRPDGSDGGVFYRKVPSLRAFVAGSPYADFIEGLAPRETELTVTKQYPSAFFGTALSTYLTSHGIDTLLIAGLTTSGCVRATALDAMQHGFVPVVVEEAVGDRDAGVHAANLFDIRHKIGEVWGMGRVTEYLFPGGT; encoded by the coding sequence GTGAACCCGGTCCCGGGAACCGGTGAGGCGGACGACGCCGAGGACGACTACCGACGCGCCGGTCTGGGCGGTCGGTTGACCCCTGGCACCTCCCCCGCGCTCCTCCTCGTGGACCCGGCCCGGGCGTACGTCGATCCGGCCTGCCCCCTCTACGCGGGGGCGGGCGCGGAGGACGCCGCCAAGGCCATGGGGGAGCTGCTGTCCGTCGCCCGCCGGGCCAGAGTCCCGGTGATCGTGACGCGCGTGCTCCTGCGCCCCGACGGCAGCGACGGAGGCGTCTTCTACCGCAAGGTGCCGAGCCTGCGGGCGTTCGTCGCGGGCAGCCCGTACGCCGACTTCATCGAGGGACTGGCGCCGAGAGAAACGGAGTTGACGGTGACGAAGCAGTACCCGAGCGCCTTCTTCGGCACCGCCCTGTCCACGTATCTCACCTCCCACGGCATCGACACCCTCCTCATCGCCGGCCTGACGACCAGCGGCTGCGTACGCGCGACGGCGCTCGACGCCATGCAGCACGGGTTCGTCCCGGTGGTGGTCGAGGAGGCGGTGGGCGACCGGGACGCGGGGGTGCACGCGGCCAATCTGTTCGACATCCGGCACAAGATCGGCGAGGTTTGGGGGATGGGGCGGGTGACGGAGTACCTGTTCCCGGGCGGGACGTAA
- a CDS encoding ATP-grasp domain-containing protein — MGGDGGPVPVFLTSGQQTSTTLLLAEAAAGRGMETRSLATPSALSGLSGSGDRAVHWYGGPLAYDRWVAGALGLGLLEPPDGWLAALPEEFTARRVELTTLAEARQVRHPVFVKPPSAKSFPAAVYADGSRLPRTGEDMGPDTPVLVSDIVTFAVEYRLFVLDGQVVTGSRYAVYGRLDPAPLDGDRREPEVRRFADRLLTAERHSLPSAVTVDVGLVQDPDRGGREQWAVVEANMPWFSHSYAARAENVLDVVLRAAGPRGWVRREDERFLRGTARVR; from the coding sequence ATGGGCGGCGACGGAGGGCCGGTTCCGGTGTTCCTGACTTCCGGTCAGCAGACCAGTACGACGCTGCTGCTCGCGGAGGCGGCGGCCGGACGGGGCATGGAGACGCGGTCACTGGCCACCCCGTCGGCCCTGAGTGGCCTGTCCGGTTCTGGGGACCGGGCGGTGCACTGGTACGGGGGCCCGCTGGCGTACGACCGGTGGGTCGCCGGTGCACTCGGCCTCGGGCTGCTGGAACCGCCGGACGGCTGGCTCGCCGCGCTGCCGGAGGAGTTCACGGCACGGCGCGTGGAACTGACGACCCTCGCGGAGGCGCGGCAGGTCCGGCACCCGGTGTTCGTCAAACCGCCGAGCGCCAAGTCGTTCCCGGCGGCGGTGTACGCCGACGGTTCGCGTCTTCCCCGTACGGGCGAGGACATGGGCCCCGACACACCGGTACTGGTGTCGGACATCGTCACCTTCGCCGTCGAGTACCGCCTGTTCGTGCTCGACGGCCAGGTGGTGACCGGCAGCCGGTACGCGGTGTACGGGCGTCTCGATCCGGCGCCGCTCGACGGAGACCGACGGGAGCCGGAGGTACGCCGGTTCGCGGACCGGCTCCTCACCGCGGAACGGCACTCCCTGCCCAGCGCGGTCACCGTCGACGTCGGCCTCGTCCAGGATCCCGACCGGGGCGGGCGCGAGCAGTGGGCGGTGGTGGAGGCCAACATGCCCTGGTTCTCGCACAGTTACGCGGCCCGGGCCGAGAACGTACTCGACGTCGTGCTGCGGGCGGCTGGGCCTCGGGGGTGGGTCCGCCGGGAGGACGAGAGGTTCCTGAGGGGGACGGCGCGGGTTCGGTGA
- a CDS encoding phosphotransferase enzyme family protein, with translation MRDAADLLVETYALGAGQWTITPVTRGALGQIWKLSGNGSSWAIKELLFGCDEEQVRREEALRQAAEDRGIASPRLIPDRHGTYVSRLPPSFGGSCVKLYDWIDGTTADASDPDTLDWFGRTMALLHRAGEGAVEAPNPWYERCPQEADWQDLHQRIHRAGLPWADALGRFIGTSAAELARWVTPSDPDGLVMSHLDLQPQNVLVGANGPVLLDWDNAGPASAEGELARAVYVWAGRNRIDPDAARRLARSYRRAGGPAAIRGPQSFSMLFATELNFIQVQAECAIDPSVTAAQREFASNRVVASLCGLPDPAVVSRLVEAVEAVW, from the coding sequence ATGCGCGACGCGGCCGACTTGTTGGTGGAGACCTACGCCCTCGGCGCCGGGCAGTGGACGATTACGCCCGTCACCCGTGGCGCGCTGGGCCAGATCTGGAAGCTGTCCGGAAACGGTTCCTCGTGGGCGATCAAGGAACTCCTCTTCGGCTGTGACGAGGAACAGGTCCGCCGGGAGGAGGCGTTGCGGCAGGCGGCGGAGGACCGGGGAATCGCGTCGCCGCGGCTGATCCCCGATCGCCACGGCACGTACGTCTCCCGCCTTCCGCCTTCCTTCGGCGGGTCCTGCGTCAAGCTGTACGACTGGATCGACGGCACCACGGCGGACGCGTCCGACCCGGACACCCTGGACTGGTTCGGCCGCACCATGGCACTTCTCCACAGGGCGGGAGAGGGAGCCGTTGAGGCGCCGAACCCCTGGTACGAGCGGTGCCCCCAGGAGGCCGACTGGCAGGACCTGCACCAGAGGATCCACCGGGCCGGTCTCCCGTGGGCAGACGCACTTGGTCGGTTCATCGGCACCTCCGCCGCGGAGCTGGCGCGATGGGTGACTCCCTCCGACCCCGACGGTCTGGTGATGTCGCATCTCGACCTGCAACCGCAGAACGTGCTGGTCGGTGCGAACGGGCCGGTTCTTCTCGACTGGGACAACGCGGGGCCCGCCTCGGCGGAGGGCGAACTCGCACGTGCCGTGTACGTATGGGCGGGCCGCAACCGGATCGACCCCGACGCCGCCCGGCGGCTGGCCCGGTCCTATCGACGTGCCGGAGGCCCCGCGGCCATCAGGGGCCCGCAGTCGTTCTCGATGCTCTTCGCGACGGAGCTGAACTTCATCCAGGTGCAGGCCGAGTGCGCCATCGATCCGAGCGTGACCGCCGCGCAGCGAGAGTTCGCGAGCAACCGGGTGGTCGCCTCGCTGTGCGGTCTGCCCGATCCGGCGGTCGTCTCCCGGCTGGTCGAGGCTGTGGAGGCGGTGTGGTGA
- a CDS encoding alpha/beta fold hydrolase: MPHPPPHPGSHPIAHHPVAHPLTHRLVPSPAGRIHLVEQGTGPLVLLVHGFPESWYSWRHQLPVLAAAGYRAVAIDVRGYGRSSRPEATSAYRMLDLVDDNVAVVHALGESSAAVVGHDWGATIAATSALVRPDVFSAVALLSVPYSPPGGPRPSEVFAHIGGEDEEFYVSYFQEPGRAEAEIEPDVRGWLAGFYAALSADTMPEPGAPDPHFVTRGGSGSGIGSGQGTLRERFPGRPLPAWLTERELDFYAGEFERTGMSGALARYRNMDRDWQDLADGGHTGAPVTRPSLFIGGSLDASTTWLAGAIDAHPVTLPALTGSHILEGCGHWIQQERPEETNALLSDWLKSLPE; encoded by the coding sequence GTGCCGCATCCACCCCCGCACCCCGGATCTCACCCCATCGCCCACCACCCCGTCGCCCATCCCCTCACCCACCGGCTCGTCCCCTCCCCCGCCGGCCGTATCCACCTGGTCGAACAGGGCACCGGCCCCCTGGTCCTGCTGGTGCACGGGTTCCCGGAGTCCTGGTACTCCTGGCGACACCAGCTGCCCGTCCTGGCCGCCGCCGGATACCGTGCCGTCGCCATCGACGTACGCGGCTACGGCCGTTCCTCGCGCCCCGAGGCGACGAGCGCGTACCGGATGCTCGACCTGGTCGACGACAACGTCGCCGTCGTGCACGCCCTGGGGGAGAGTTCCGCGGCAGTCGTCGGCCACGACTGGGGCGCGACGATCGCCGCGACCTCCGCACTGGTCCGCCCGGACGTGTTCAGCGCGGTCGCGCTGCTGAGCGTGCCGTACAGCCCACCCGGCGGACCCCGGCCCAGCGAGGTCTTCGCGCACATCGGTGGCGAGGACGAGGAGTTCTACGTCTCCTACTTCCAGGAGCCCGGCCGTGCGGAGGCCGAGATAGAACCCGACGTACGAGGCTGGCTGGCGGGCTTCTACGCCGCACTCTCCGCCGACACCATGCCCGAACCCGGCGCCCCGGACCCGCACTTCGTGACGCGCGGCGGAAGCGGGAGCGGAATCGGAAGCGGACAGGGAACACTGCGCGAGCGCTTTCCCGGCCGCCCACTGCCGGCTTGGCTCACCGAACGCGAACTCGACTTCTATGCCGGTGAGTTCGAGCGCACCGGCATGAGCGGCGCGCTCGCCCGCTACCGCAACATGGACCGCGACTGGCAGGACCTGGCGGACGGTGGCCACACCGGGGCTCCCGTCACCCGGCCGTCACTGTTCATCGGTGGCTCCCTGGACGCCTCCACCACCTGGCTGGCCGGCGCGATCGACGCCCACCCGGTCACCCTCCCCGCTCTCACCGGCTCCCACATCCTCGAAGGCTGCGGCCACTGGATCCAGCAGGAACGCCCCGAGGAGACCAACGCGCTGCTGTCTGACTGGCTCAAGTCCCTTCCCGAGTAA